Part of the Psychromonas sp. psych-6C06 genome, GTTGGCCGCATTGATTCGAGCATTAGTACGAGCCTCTTTTATGTCCGCCGGTGGTTGGTTGGATTTCTGTTGGCAACTACTTCCCTCTACCGCGCCTAGTAACTGATGATCTAAGTTTACTAAGTCAGATTTAGAATATACGGTAACTTGAGATGGCTTAAAGTATTCCTCAAAATTGTCTTTATCAAGATTAGAAGAAAACTGGTAATTACTACAACCAGTTAAAATAATAATGGATATTAATGTGCTAAAGCGAAGCATAGGGTGCATTAAGAAACTCTTTATAATAGAAGAAAAAAAGCGATAATAGCATCGCTTAATAAATTATAGGAAAAAGTATGACAGCAAGTAATAAAAAACGTGCCATTTTTCTCGATAGAGATGGTGTCATAAATGTAGATAATG contains:
- the rcsF gene encoding Rcs stress response system protein RcsF, coding for MHPMLRFSTLISIIILTGCSNYQFSSNLDKDNFEEYFKPSQVTVYSKSDLVNLDHQLLGAVEGSSCQQKSNQPPADIKEARTNARINAANMHANGIVFQSCINFEADKTCLSNVICYGQAILLESNQVE